The following nucleotide sequence is from Lysobacterales bacterium.
CCGAACACTACGCATCGATTGCGCTTGCGCTCGCGCTGACGCTCGCCGTGCCGAGCATATGGCTGCGGCGCGAGCGCAGATTCTGGACCATGAGCGCGATCGTCGCGGCCATGGTGCTCCTCATCCTGTCCTTGAATGCGGCGGCCGCCATGCCGGCTCGCTGGCTCGGACCGGTCATGCTGGTCAGTGCGTTCGCCGGCATCGTGCAAGCCGCAATCGCGCTGACCGGCAACGCGGCATCGCGCGTCGCCCTTGGACTGCGCGACCTTGCTGCAGGCTGCATGGTCGCGGTCGCGCTGCTGATGCTCTTCCTGCCCGTCGCGCGACTGCGAATGCCGATCCTGACGGCGCTGGCGATGTTGCTGATCACGGCCACCGCCCAACGGTTCGCGCGGCGTACGCGACGCTGACTTCATTGTGGGTTCATGCCCCGCGCTTAGGATGGCGCCGGCTTTTGGGTGCCTCGATCTGCAGGCACTTCCCATCCTAGGAGAACAACAATGATGAAGAACATTCTGGGCATCGCCCTGCTTTCAGCGATTTCGCTCGGCGCCCAGGCGCAGGAATGGACTGGCCAGGGCGAATTCGGCCTGGTGCTGTCGAACGGCAATGCCGACAACCTGACCGTGAACGGCAAGCTCGACTTCAAGTACGAGGAAGCCCAGTGGCTGTACAACGTCTATGCGCTGGCGCTGCGCGCCGAGAGCTCGGACGTGAACACCGCGAACCGCTATGAACTCGGTGGCAAGGCCGGGTACAAATTCAGCGAACGCGCCTACATGCTCGCTTCGGCGCGCCACGAAAACGACGACTTCGCGCCCTACGAATACCAGAGCACGGTCGCGGTCGGCTTCGGTTACAAGGCCATCGACAACGACACCACCCAGCTCTCGTTCGAAGCCGGCCCGGGTTATCGTCGGTACCAGCCGGTCGACCTCTTCGTCGCGACGCCGGCACCGGGCCATTTCGTCGAACTCGACAGCGAAGGCGACTTCATCGGCCGCGGCTTCATGGAGTTCAAGCACAAGCTGACCGACAACACGTCGCTCTACGACACGTTGCTGATCGAAGGCGGCAAGGACAACACGTTTGCCCAGAACGACTTCGGCGTGCAGGTCGCGATGAGCGAGAAGTTCGCGATCAAGGCCGGGCTCCAGGTGCGCCACAACACCGACGTGATCGCGCCGATCAAGAAGACCGACACGTTGACCACGGTGAATCTGGTCTACGGCTTCTGATCGAACAACGACAGGCAAAGCGTTGACGAAAGCGGGCTTCGGCCCGCTTTTTTTGGTCAGTGCCCGGGACGCAGCAGTCGATCCGCACCCAGCGCACGCAACTCGGCGGCAACGGCACGACCCAGCGACTCCGGGTCGCCGGCGGATGCGCTCGCTTCGGCGCGCAGGATC
It contains:
- a CDS encoding DUF481 domain-containing protein — translated: MKNILGIALLSAISLGAQAQEWTGQGEFGLVLSNGNADNLTVNGKLDFKYEEAQWLYNVYALALRAESSDVNTANRYELGGKAGYKFSERAYMLASARHENDDFAPYEYQSTVAVGFGYKAIDNDTTQLSFEAGPGYRRYQPVDLFVATPAPGHFVELDSEGDFIGRGFMEFKHKLTDNTSLYDTLLIEGGKDNTFAQNDFGVQVAMSEKFAIKAGLQVRHNTDVIAPIKKTDTLTTVNLVYGF